In Harmonia axyridis chromosome 6, icHarAxyr1.1, whole genome shotgun sequence, a single window of DNA contains:
- the LOC123681852 gene encoding nucleolar complex protein 4 homolog B: protein MSTSEFKTMKTSKVLRSKAQEFLANRKKIEILNEIIKHLDSGIDVHSCLMSLELIFTTLLKEECMYIEIVPLKPVEKSAENEFKMGLKNTYEKFFQKVLDSLESNSNKIQIQGLNTAFALISNEGKHPLENVNSNGRCYVPLNKLKSVLIKLLFANNNNAFLINKYTEYLTYNDILFNTWKLLPSLTQKLSNPNETYIINYLALLSKMQVYQNSEENLLCANEDDTLTFDENVTKKVLNKIWNCVMQWEHTKATHKQVLIVLLENVLKHLEKPLFLTDFLMDSLDVGGPVSLLALQGIFTMIQVHNLDYPDVYKKLYSMFEPEIFHTKYKARLFYLSDLFLSSSHLPESLVAAFAKRLARLALIAPPEDIRIICMLVGNLILRHPGLKCLIHRIDERSPNTDPYIMEETNPAKSNGIVSSLWELQTLQNHTLPSVAKAARFINNPLPSVQWDITEHLDDTSEKIFENEIRVLSKLVVLAFEKPQGMSLQKGEAVRKYWNI, encoded by the exons ATGTCTACCTCTGAGTTTAAAACCATGAAAACTTCTAAAGTTTTGCGTTCGAAAGCGCAAGAGTTTTTAGCTAATcgtaaaaaaatcgaaatattaaaTGAGATCATTAAGCACCTTGATTCTGGAATTGATGTCCACTCATGTTTGATGTCTTTGGAGCTGATTTTCACAACTCTTTTGAAGGAAGAATGTATGTATATTGAAATAGTTCCTCTGAAGCCTGTCGAGAAGTCGGCcgaaaatgaattcaaaatggGTTTGAAAAACACCTACGAGaagttttttcaaaaagttttggATAGTCTGGAAAGTAACTCAAATAAGATTCAAATACAAG GTTTGAATACAGCTTTTGCTCTTATCAGCAATGAAGGCAAGCATCCACTTGAAAATGTCAATTCGAATGGAAGGTGCTACGtcccattgaataaattgaagtCAGTTCTGATAAAATTATTGTtcgcaaataataataatgcatttCTCATCAACAAATACACGGAATATCTAACCTATAATGATATTCTCTTTAATACATGGAAATTGTTGCCGTCACTAacacaaaagttgtcaaacccgAATGAAAcatatattataaattatttggcTCTACTATCAAAAATGCAAGTTTATCAAAACTCCGAAGAAAATCTGTTATGCGCTAACGAAG ACGATACACTCACCTTTGATGAAAATGTAACTAAAAAAGTATTGAACAAAATATGGAATTGCGTCATGCAATGGGAACACACCAAAGCTACGCATAAACAAGTCCTCATCGTACTCCTGGAGAACGTTTTGAAACACTTAGAAAAACCCCTGTTCTTAACCGATTTCCTGATGGACTCTTTGGACGTAGGCGGACCCGTGAGCCTCTTAGCCCTCCAGGGCATCTTCACGATGATTCAAGTACACAACTTGGATTACCCCGACGTTTATAAAAAGCTCTATTCGATGTTCGAACCGGAGATTTTCCACACAAAGTACAAGGCCAGATTGTTCTACCTTTCGGATCTTTTCCTGAGTTCCTCTCACTTACCGGAGAGTTTGGTGGCCGCCTTCGCCAAAAGATTGGCCCGATTAGCCTTGATAGCACCTCCCGAGGACATCAGAATAATCTGTATGCTGGTCGGAAACCTCATACTGAG GCATCCTGGATTAAAATGCTTGATACACCGTATTGACGAAAGGAGTCCCAACACCGACCCCTACATCATGGAGGAAACGAACCCCGCCAAATCCAACGGGATAGTCAGCTCCCTGTGGGAACTTCAGACCCTCCAAAATCACACGCTGCCCAGCGTTGCGAAAGCCGCAAGGTTCATCAACAACCCCCTGCCCTCCGTTCAGTGGGACATAACCGAACATCTGGACGATACCAGCGAGAAGATATTCGAAAACGAGATTCGGGTACTCAGCAAGTTGGTGGTTTTGGCCTTCGAGAAACCTCAGGGCATGTCCCTGCAGAAGGGGGAGGCTGTTAGGAAATATTGGAATATATAA
- the LOC123681854 gene encoding ER lumen protein-retaining receptor — MNIFRLLGDLSHLLAIIILLLKIWKTRSCAGISGKSQLLFTLVYTTRYLDLITTYVSLYNSVMKVVFLVTSVATVYLIYIKFKATYDHNHDTFRVEFLIIPSFILALVINDNYAPFEVLWTFSIYLESVAILPQLFMVSKTGEAESITSHYLFALGSYRGLYILNWIYRYVTENYHDLIAIVAGFVQTVLYCDFFYLYITKVLKGKKLQLPA, encoded by the exons atgaatatatttagaCTTTTGGGTGATTTATCACATCTTTTAGCGATAATAATACTTTTGCTCAAAATATGGAAAACGAGGTCTTGTGCGG GTATTTCAGGAAAAAGCCAGCTCCTCTTCACTTTAGTATACACCACTAGATATTTGGACCTCATTACAACTTACGTATCACTTTATAATTCTGTTATGAAAGTGGTTTTCCTAGTAACTTCAGTTGCTACAGTCTACCTTATTTACATCAAATTCAAAGCGACTTATGATCACAATCATGATACATTCAGAGTGGAATTCCTCATAATTCCATCATTTATCCTTGCCTTGGTCATCAATGATAACTATGCACCATTCGAG GTGTTATGGACATTCAGCATTTATCTTGAATCGGTAGCTATTTTACCACAACTGTTTATGGTATCAAAGACGGGAGAAGCAGAAAGCATTACTTCTCATTATCTGTTTGCGCTTGGATCGTACAGAGGCTTATACATATTGAACTGGATTTACCGTTATGTCACCGAAAATTACCATGATCTCATTGCTATCGTTGCTGGTTTTGTACAAACGGTCCTTTACTGTGACTTCTTCTATCTTTACATAACAAAAG TGCTCAAAGGTAAAAAGCTCCAGTTACCTGCTTAA